The sequence atttgaTCAATGCTAAAATAGAATTTTAATCGAATTATATTTGATCCAaactataatatatataataacacCTGTAAGGGTTAAACATATCTAAAAGAAAATAATTATTGTAAAATTGTAactaaagataaaatttttattttattatcattatcaacAACATAACAACATGCATCAATCAATTATACTTTAATTTGATGCAGGGtgaaaatgaaatattttttattaatattcttTTAATTAAAGTATAAATTTGAAGATGCTGGACCGCCTCCTTCATGGCTAGGTGAAAGTTTATGTCCCTCTCCTCCGCCAGATGAACCTGATTCTTCGGTTGAAAATTCATGAATTTGTTTCTGGAAACTTCTTGAATCTTCTAAGTCCGAAAACATTTCAAAATTCTCATCAAAGTCCAAATCTAAAGGGGGTGGATTTTTATGTTTAGGTGGAGTACTATGTCCCTTTCCTTTGTGGGATGGACCTGATCCTTTGCGAAAAAATTTACAAATTTCTTTTTGAAAACTATTTAAATTTGCTGAATTTTGAAACCTTTCAAAATTCTCATTAACATCATTGGTAAATTTGTGTTCTAACAAATTTTCTCTGTTACCTAAAACCACGAATACATTGTTCAACAGCATGATAAGAGCTAACAAGCTCACGATGCTTGTTGTCATCGTTTTCATCTTCATTTCAAAATAACCAGGATGACATAAAACTAATGAAGCTAATTCAAGATGATATAATTGTGTGTTACAGAaatgaaaagatagaagaaatgaTGATATATGCATGATGAATGCAACAACTTTCTTTTATAGCATAATAGTGGATACTAAATTACTATAGGACTAATAATATTTCTCCCACTCATCCATTAATATCcattatttcgttttgtttgttcaCCGtcaattaatgttattttttattagtatttatttttggtttaattatttcgctagatttttatagttttattaaatttaGGACAAAATACACAATTAAATCAAAATCATTCTACCAAATTAAAAAATGTTACTTGAATTTTTTAAAAGTctttatgtaattcgaattatACAAAGACACACAAGCACTAATTTGAAttaacctgattcgaattacacatactaatttaaattagggtgattcgaattacacacaaactCACATATTAGTTGGAATTGGACTGATTCGAACTAGAAAATATTAGAAAATAtactacaaaaaaattagaaaaaatattagaaaaaatacaatataatataaaaaaatataccacaaaaaatataaaaaaattataaatattagttGAACGTGAATTCTATAGCATAAATCTAATTCATGCAATTATTTTAATATACCAACAATTATATCTATATGGAGCCAATGCTAAATCGAATTCAGCTAGTTCGATAATACAAGTCTATGAAAAAAATTGCATTttataaagtttaaaattttttattatgtgaTAAGTTAGTAACGAGTACATTACAAATCTTTTATAGTACTCATCGTTACTCGTTACAAAATAAAGAATtacaatatataaatataaaataaattgacCGATTTAAAAATAGAACAATCTAATAATATTGATTATATGATCATTAGAGAGTACGTACTCTTTAAAAATGCTCTACTAGGATTTTTTGTGCTTTGGTAGGGTTCTGTGACTCTATTAGAGTTTTTTGTGATTCTTAAATTTTCTTCAATCAGTAAGTCATAAGCACAAATTATTGTGAGGATCTTCTTTCCTTTGATTCTTCTATCTTCTTCTACATGAATTCTACATGGCAGCAAGGGAGGTGCGTGTAACTCAAAATCCTAATTCTCCAGGAGAAGAAGTGGAAGAGATCGTGAACCTTGAAGTGGAAGATGTGAGAGAAGGGATTGAAACTTGTGTAAAAAGTTTGATAGGGAGATTAATGGCGAATAAGGGATTTAGTAGTAGTACAATGGAGGGTGCTTTTACTGCAATTTGGAATTATGCAGAGGGATTCCGAGTTAAATCACACGGAgagaatatttttcaatttttctttaataaagaagCTGATGTTATCCGGGTGGACAGGGGTCTCCATGGTTGTTCAGACAATTTATGATACATTTAAAATGGTGGAGTCCTAATATGAAGGTGGAAGAAGAGGACTATACAAGAATTCCAGTATGGATTCAAATGTGGGGAATGCCAGAATTTTGTAAAACCAGAACAGCAGCGATGAGGATAGGGCAGAGATTAGGGGAGGTAGTGGAGGTGGATTCCTTCTTGATGAGAGGAAAGGAGGATAGGATTATGAAAGTGAGAGTCAACTTAGATGTAACCAGAACTCTTCGACAGTCAATTAAGGTATCAAGCCCTGACAAAATTGTGTTTGAAATCATGCTGAAGTACGAGAAAATTGAGATTTACTGTGGCTTCTGTGGACACATTGGACATGAAACTAGAAACTGTGCTAATTATTTGGAGATCTCAGAAATAAACCAAGAAGTGGAAGAAAGATGGAATAAGGAGTTAAGGGCAGATCAACTTGGCTGGAGAATTGATGAAACTAAGGAGAATGCCTACCCTAATCATAGAAGAAAAGAAGTCAGGTCAATTCACCCAGATAGTAAGCCAACACCAGTGAGCCTATTGAAGAGTTTTTCTCAACTATCACTATCCAATCCAAAATATACTTCTTCTCTCACAATAACATAGCCCCAAAAGAACACACAAATCCACCACCTATACACAATTCCTATAATACCACAAAGCagaatcataacatggaaaaccTACCACTGCTATATGGTACTGAAGCTAACCAGATCCTAGGAGAAATTGGGGGAGAGCTGAAAATAGGAAGAATAAGAGGCTTTCAACTGGGAACCAATGATGAAAGTTCAGAAAAGTGCAAGAAGAACCAGAAAATCAAACAGCTAGCAAGAATGACGGAGGTGAGGGATTCTATTGAACCAATCATTGGAGAAAAAAGGAGCTCTGAGCAAAGAGAAAAGGAGACAGACCATGAAGGAACTGGTTATGCAATTGAGGTTTCTGAAGGGCTACAGGGTGCCATCCCAAAAGCGGCACCCCAAGGGCCATGAAGATGCTCATGTGAAATTGTCAGGGTTTGGAAAAACTCCTGACAGTTCACAACATCAAAGGGATTAAGAATTTCCATTCTCCAGAGGTGTTTTTGTGTGAAACTAAACAACAACCCTCTTATGTTGAAAGGCAGTTGAGAAATTGTGGTTATCAGGAAATCTTCACTGTGAATCCTAATGGAACGGCTGGTGGACTAGCGCTTGCATGGAAAGAGGGTGTAAAGGTGGAAGTGGTAAAAGCTGAGGagtttttcatcttttttttcatAGAGGATCAAGAAAGACAGCTGATTTGGGAAGTCTTTGCAGTACATTTACACAGCTCTGATCACATTCGCAATAATCAATATGAGGTGCTACTAAATCTTATAGAGAATAGGGGAGAACGGCACTTAATAATTAGTGATTTCAATGCAATTTTGTCTAATCAAGAAAAACAGGGAGGAAGGGAGAAATCAGCTCAATCAATCCAATCTTTTCAAGACTTTATCAACAGAGGACAATTGATAGATATGGGTTTTAATGGTGATAAGTTTACCTGGTGGAACCGAAGTTGCCAAGATAGTGCTATTCGAAAAAGACTAGACCGAGGACTCCTATCTCCTAAACTAAGAGAGGAGTATCCTTGGGCCAATGTTACTCACTTAGAAGACACAGGATCAGACCACAGACCGCTCCTGATGTGCACTAACCAGACAACACATAAGGGCAAGAGGTGCTTCAGATTTCAAGAGAGATGGTGTGGAATGGCAGAGGTTGATAAAATTGTATCTGAGGCATGGCTGACTTCTTTTTCAGGTTCATCAATGTACCAATTATTTCAGAAATTAAAGAAGTATAGACATGAACTGGTTAAATGGCAATCAGCTGGAACAAGTAACTCTAAAAAGAAGATAGACGAGCTGAAAGCATTATTATTAGTGGCCAAGGTAGACCCAACAACAGCAGACAAAGAACATATTATATTATTAGAAGATGAACTAGCTGTCGCCCACATTAGTGAGGAACGCTACTGGAAAGAAAAAATCAAGAGTGAGCTGGCTAAAATGGAGAGATCAAAATACCAAAATTTTTCATGCAAAAAACCAGTCCAGAAACAGAAGAAACAAGATATGGAAATTAGAGGATGAAGAGGGGAAATGGTGCACTACACCCGAGGCAATTGGCGACAGGGCACAGAGGTTTTTTGTTGATCTATTTGAAAGCAATAATCCAGAAGATCCCTCTCAATTTTTCACCGAACTTAGAGTCAAAGTTTCTTCTGAAATGAATAGGAGTCTAACTAAACCAGTCTCAGATGATGAAATTAAAAGGGCTACATTTTCCATTAATGCAGAAGCCGCCCCAGGAGACGACGGATTCACCGCAAAATTTTATCAGTTCTATTGGGGCAGGATTAGAGGGGATGTATGCAAGGCTGTGAGAAGTTTTTTTAGTGGCAGCAGCATTCTAAAGGGATTTAACCACACCCAAATTTGTTTGATACCTAAAGTGACTCAAGCTACTTCTATGAATCAAATTCGGCCAATCAGTCTCAGCACAGTCTTCTACAAAATTATCTCGAAAGTTCTAGTTCATCGACTTCAACCTTTTATGAGTATGTTAATAAGCGACAATCAGAGTGCTTTTATTCGGGAAAGACTCATTAGCGACAACATTCTTGTGGCTCATGAATGCATGCATTTTCTAAAGAATAAAACCCATGGGGGAAACGACATGGCGATAAAGGTTGATATaagtaaggcatatg is a genomic window of Arachis ipaensis cultivar K30076 chromosome B06, Araip1.1, whole genome shotgun sequence containing:
- the LOC107646556 gene encoding uncharacterized protein LOC107646556 — its product is MKVEEEDYTRIPVWIQMWGMPEFCKTRTAAMRIGQRLGEVVEVDSFLMRGKEDRIMKVRVNLDVTRTLRQSIKVSSPDKIVFEIMLKYEKIEIYCGFCGHIGHETRNCANYLEISEINQEVEERWNKELRADQLGWRIDETKENAYPNHRRKEVRSIHPDSKPTPVSLLKSFSQLSLSNPKYTSSLTIT